Within Sporosarcina sp. PTS2304, the genomic segment ACCAACTAAGACAAGTGCTGACACATTTCATGGAGAAGTGGAATGTCCAGTAAATTTATTCACTCCTGCAAAGTTCTGAAGCACTTATTTGCGTAACATGAAAGCCCCATTCTCGTTTGTCACATAATCTTAATATTTGTTCACAAACTTATAGGCCAGCTAAAAGCATTATTGAATTTAGTTTCATATTGATATATCATAGATATGTCCTAGTATTACAATTAGCAAAAGAATGTCCGTGGGACTGACTTTGGAGTAAGAGGAGGGAAATTACTGATGAGCAATAAAGTGTCTAGACGCACGTTCCTAAGCTATACACTAATGGGAACTGGTGGGTTCATGGCCTCTGCTATGCTGATGCCAATGATTCGTTTCGCGATTGATCCTGTATTAGCAAGTACTGGTGGTTCGGATATGATTCCAACACCACAAAAAGCTGATGAATTAACAGAGACTCCTGTTCGCGTAGACTATACAATCAAAGATCGCCAAGACGCATGGTACACATCTGATGAATCTAACACAGCGTGGGTCTACAAAGAAGGCGACAAGGTCATAGCACTTTCTCCAGTCTGTAAACACTTAGGGTGTACAGTGAACTGGGAAGGGGACGAGCATAAAAACGAATTTTTCTGCCCATGTCACGCAGGACGTTACAAAAAAAATGGTGATAACATACCAGGAACACCGCCACTTGGACCACTTGATGAATATGAAGTGGAAGTCATTGACGGATTTGTCTATCTTGGTGGAACAATACCGAACACATTAGTCTAAAGGGTAAGGGGGTACGACCGCAGTGTTAAATAAAATTTATGATTGGGTGGATGAACGGTTAGATATCACTCCAATTTGGCGAGATATCGCTGACCATGAAGTACCTGAGCACGTAAACCCTGCACATCATTTTTCTGCATTCATCTATTGTTTCGGAGGTTTAACGTTCTTCGTAACGGTGATTCAAATTTTGTCTGGTATGTTCCTGACAATGTATTACACACCGGATATCGAAAACGCTTGGAAATCAGTTTTCTACCTTCAAAATGATGTTGCATTCGGTGAACTTGTGCGAGGGATGCACCACTGGGGAGCTTCACTAGTAATAGTTATGATGTTCCTACATACTTTGCGTGTATTCTTTACAGGGTCTTATAAGAAACCACGTGAGCTTAACTGGATCGTCGGCGTATTGATTTTCGTCGTTATGCTAGGTCTAGGATTCACGGGCTATCTATTGCCTTGGGATATGAAAGCACTATTTGCTACAAAAGTTGGGATTGAGATTGCCGCGTCAGTACCTTTCATCGGAGAGCAGATTAAAATTCTTCTCGCGGGTGACTCCACGATTCTAGGTGCACAGACGTTAACAAGATTCTTCGCGATTCATGTATTTTTCCTACCAGCTGCTTTGCTTGGGTTGCTTGCGGCACACTTTATCATGATCAGAAGACAAGGTATTTCCGGACCACTATAAGAACCAATTGTTTGGTTAGGGTCATCTGAAATTCAAGAAGGAGGGAATAACATGCACCGCGGTAAAGGGATGAAATTTGTTGGGGATTCGCGCATTAAAGCTTCAGGCAAAATGCCGAACGTACCTAAAGATTACTCAGAATATCCGGGTAAAACCGAAGCATTCTGGCCAAACTTTCTATTGAAAGAGTGGATGGTTGGATCGATTTTCCTAATCGGTTATCTAATCGTTACACTTGCACACCCGTCCCCGCTTGAGCGTCAAGCGGACCCGACGGATACAATGTATATACCGGTTCCAGACTGGTATTTCCTATTCATGTATCAGTTATTGAAATATGAATTCGCTTCCGGTCCATATAACGTGATCGGTGCGATCGTCATTCCAGGATTGGCAGTTATGGCATTAATGCTAGTTCCTTTCATGGATACAACGAAAGAAAGACGCCCACTTAAGCGTCCATTGCCAACAGGCTTTATGATTCTTTCATTCTTAGCGATTTTCTACTTAACTTGGGAATCTGTTGTCAACCACGACTGGGAAGCAGCAAAAGTTCAAGGTGCAATCGTTGGGGAAGTAGAGTTTGATGAAACAGCAGAAGGCTATGAGATCTATCAAGGTTCTTCTTGTATAGGCTGTCACGGTGATTCATTCCAAGGTGGACTTGGATTGCCATTGACCAATACAGGAATGACTGCGGATGAAATCATTGAAATCGCTCATGAAGGTCGTGGATCTATGCCTCCGGGTACATGGGATGGTTCAGATGAAGATCTTCAAGTACTAGCTGAGTTCATTGAAGGCTTAAATACGAAGTAAGAAAAAAGAGTCAGGAAACTGGCTCTTTTTTTCTTTCTATTCGTCCTATACATATAGACCAACAGAGGGAGGTTTGTGCTTTTGCGTGTATTATGGTCACAGTTATGGCTAGTGCTTTCCCACAAGTCATTTTTATGGCTTCTGCTCTTCATCAACATAATCGGTTCGGTCTACGGATATGATTGGTATATGTGGCAACTTGAAATTACGGAGCCGAAGTTTTGGATTTTTGTACCGGACAGTCCAACAGCTACTTTGTTTTTCTCGATCGCCATTATTGGCTGGTTACTTAATCGGAATTTCAAGCTAATGGAAGCACTTGCGTTGATTACGTTAGTAAAGTACGGCTTATGGGCAGTAGTGATGAACTTGCTGACGTTGATGGAAACAGGTTCGATTGGTGGAGAAGGTTGGATGTTGATCGGTTCACACTTTGCGATGGCTGTTCAAGGTGTTCTCTACTTGAAGAACTATCGATTCACCGGCTGGCATGTAGCGATTGCGGCGATTTGGACGTTGCATAATGATGTCATCGACTATGTATTCGGTCAAATGCCGATCTACCACGACTTAACAAAATACAGCCCTCAAATCGGATACTTTACATTTTGGTTATCGATCGTTTGTATAGTTCTTGCGATTTGGAGTGTCAAAGCTAGGCAATCAGAGCAACAGTTGAAACTGTAGTTAAAAGTTGCAGTTAGCAATCAAACATTATAAAATTGATAAAGAGAGAAAGGGGAGAGATCAACGTGTTCTGGATTTACTTTGGTTTCATTATATTGCTTCCTATCTATGCGCAATTTAAAGTAAAAAGCACATATAAGAAATATTCGAAAATACGTTCAACTTCCGGAATGACGGGCGCACAAGTAGCTCGACTAATTTTGGATCAAAATGGTTTACATGACGTAAAAGTAGTAGAGCAACAAGGATTTTTAACGGATCACTACAATCCGATGACGAAAGTAGTTGCTTTATCTACCAGCAACTACCATGATGCATCTGTAGCCGGTACTGCTGTTGCTGCACACGAAGTAGGTCACGCAATTCAAGATAAGGAAGCATATTCCTTCCTTCGTTTCCGCCACAGATTAGCACCTGTAGCGAGCTTGACTTCCAATGCGTCTTGGGTATTCATCATGATCGGTCTGATCTTTTCAAGCATGAATTCATTGCTTGGAATTGGTATCTTGCTAATGGCTGTCGGTGTATTATTCCAAGTCGTTACATTGCCGGTAGAGTTCAATGCATCATCCCGTGCGATGGATCAAATCGTACAGCTCGGAATTATCCGAAATGATGAAGAGCCACAAGCGAAAAAAGTACTGAGCGCAGCTGCGATGACATATGTCGCTGCTACAGCAGTAGCTGTATTGGAACTCGTACGTTTAGTGTTAATCTTCACAAATCGCGACTAACTCCTATAAAGAAATCCGTCTGCTTTAGTCGCAGACGGATTTTTTACGTAGTTGTTTTGTGGTCATACAAATGCCATCAATCGGCCAAAGGTCTTTTTTGTTCATCTAAAGTGAATCCTTCCCCCATGACGTCATGGACTTCCATTAATGATACAAATGCGGAAGGGTCGACTGTAGTGATCAAGTTTTTTAAACGCATCATTTCATTTTTACTAACGACACAATACAAAATTTCACGATGTTCTTTTGAATAATGACCATAGCCTTTAAATACTGTCACTCCTCGTCCCATCTTATCTGCGATTTGTACAGCCAATTCGTCAGGGTGATTCGTGACGATAAAGGCACCTCTTGCAGAATAAGCTCCATCTTGTACGAAATCTATAACGCGCGCTCCGACGAATAAAGCGACTAACGTATACATCATGGAACGATAATCTAAATAGACCGCCCATGAGAGCAGAATGATTGCAGCGTCAAATACGAACATCGTCTTACCCATTGTTATTCCAAATTTTTTATTCACTAGTCTTGCGATAATATCAGAGCCGCCAGTCGTTCCGCCACTTCTGAAAATAATACCGAGCCCTACACCGATAAAGACCCCAGCAAATAAAGCGACTAAAAACAAATCACCTTCCATATGTATTTGAACTTGATACTTCATGAAAATCTTAATAAACACAGAAACAGCGACTGTACCGATGACAGTATAAATAAATGATCTTCTGCCAAGCATTTTCCATCCTAAAAAGAACATAGGGATATTCAATATTAAGTTCATCAATGCAGGATCCCAATTGAATGCAAATAATAAAATTAGTGTAATTCCTGTAAAACCACCTTCTGCTAATTCATGCTGGATAGTAAAGTTCACTAATCCAAAACTAAAAATAGCAGCACCGAGAATGATTAATAAAATATTGCGAATTCTAATACCTTCAAACAAATACAACACTCCCTACTTACGTAATATCTAGATGTGTAAACTAATGTACAAATAGCACTGCATAATTAGTATGTCCTAAATATTATATTTTGACAATAGGCAGTAGAATGCATACGATAGAAAGGGGAGTTGATGATTGGATGGAAGCACCAAAAACGATGGAACAATTACAGCAACAAGTTGACACATACATAACAGGATTCAAGGAAGGGTATTTCCCACCGATGGAACTGCTTGCGCGGCTTACAGAAGAACTTGGTGAGCTTTCAAGAGAAGTTCAAGACCGGTACGGCATGAAAAAGAAAAAATCAACCGAAGTGGTACGATCACTTGAAGAAGAAACAGGGGATCTTTTATTTGTATTAATTTGCTTCGCGAACTCACAAAATATCGACTTAGCAGAAGCACTTGACACGGTGATGGAAAAGTTTAATACGAGAGATAAAGATCGCTGGACTAAAAAGGAGGAAACACAATGACGATTAAAGTAGCAATTGCGGGCGCGCGCGGTAGAATGGGGGGCACGGCAGTCCTCGCAGCATATGAAGCGGCAGATATGGAAGTAGTCGCTGCCCTGGATTACAAACATGACGGACAGTTTTTACATAATGAAACAGTAAATGATTCAGAAGGAATTCCAATCTATACCTCTCTTGCCGCACTGCAGGCTGCACATCAGGCGGAAGTTTTACTGGACGTGACCGATCCTGATGCAGTCTTTACGAATGCGAGTGAAGCGTTAGGTCTTGGTATGCATGTGGTAATTGGAACATCAGGGTTATCATCAGAGATGTTAGCCGATTTAGAAAGTTTGGCAAATGAACAACAAAAGAGCTGTATTATTGCACCGAACTTTTCTATTGGCGCTGTCTTGATGATGAAATTTGCGCAACAAGCTGCCCGGTATTTAGGGGATATTGAGATTTTGGAAATGCACCATGACCGGAAATTAGATGCACCGTCTGGAACAGCTGTGAAAACGGCAGAAATGATCCGTGAAGTTCGTGCTGCTCATATTCAAGGTCACCCGGAAGAACAAGAGAAGTTAAAAGGCGCTAGAGGGGCGGATGTTGAAGGAATGAAAATCCATAGTATTCGTTTACCAGGATTACTAGCTCATCAGGAAGTACTGCTCGGCGGTGAAGGAGAGTTATTGACCCTTCGTCATGATTCATTCGACCGGAAGTCATTTATGCAAGGGATTTTATTGGCCATTCGTGAAGCGGTCTCCTCCAATAAGTTCGTCTATGGATTAGAAAAAATTATTAATTAAACACCATCAGTGAGGCGGTCAGACGTATGCAACAAAGAAAATTAAAAGTAGGTGTGATTTGCTATCCTTCCTTAGGCGGTTCAGGTGTTGTAGCGACAGAACTTGGCTTGAAAATGGCAGATAGAGGTCACGAGATGCATTATATTACTTCAAGTAAACCGTTTCGCTTTTTGGATGCCCATCCGAATATACAGTTTCATGAAGTGACGATTGAAGGGTATGCCGTGTTTAAATATCCCCCTTACGATATCGCATTAGCTAACCGAATCGCGCAAGTCATCGAATCGGAATCACTAGATGTATTGCACGTCCATTATGCCGTGCCACACGCTATTTCTGCTGTGCTGGCAAAAGATATGGCGAATTCATCTATAGGAATTATTACAACATTGCACGGTACAGATGTGACCATTTTAGGACATGATCCGGCATTGAAAAACACATTGTCCTACGGGATTAACAAATCAGACCGTGTGACAGCGGTTTCTCGTTCGTTGCGCAATGAGACGATTGAATTATTGAATCCGATCACCCCGATTGAGACAATCTATAACTTCATTGATGAAGAAAAATATTATCCGCATGAAGCAACACATATACGTGAAGAGCTTGGCATAATGCCTGATGAACGCGTAATTATTCATATTTCTAATTTCCGCAAAGTGAAACGGATTCCAGATATTATCGAAAGTTTCCGCCGAGTTGATAAGCGATTGAAAGCGAAATTACTTCTTGTAGGGGAAGGCCCAGAACTATTCGACTTGCAAGAATTCGTTAACGAACAAGGGTTGCAGGATGATATTTTATTTACTGGCAAACGGGATGATTTACCCGCTTTGTTGTCCAGTAGTGATGTCATGCTGCTATTATCGGAAAAAGAAGCATTCGGCTTAGTGCTATTGGAAGCATTTGCCTGTGGTGTCCCTGCTGTTGCAACCGCCATTGGAGGAATTCCGGAAGTAGTAGACGATGGACGCAATGGCTTTTTAGTCGCTTTAGGTGATGTCCAGGCGGTGGCGGATCGTGTGACACAGCTATTAACAGACTCCGAGCTACATGGAAAGATGAAAAAGCATGCGATAGAAACCGTGATACATGATTTCAGTTCTGATCAAATTGTTTTACAATACGAAGCACTATACTATGAAGTGGCGGCGATGAGACGATGAGTACTCCATTTGGGACGGTAGCGGGCCGTCATGTAATCTCAACATTACAGGCTGCCGGTTTTGAAACAGTATTTGTTGGCGGAGCCGTGCGTGATTTCTTACTTGGCAAAGATCCGTCTGATATGGATATCGCTACGTCTGCGACACCACAGCAAGTGAAGAACGTGTTCCGACGTACAGTGGATATTGGTATTGCACACGGCACCATCGTAGTACTCGCACCAGAACCAGTGGAAGTGACGACGTTTCGCACAAGCGCGGATAGTCAGCAGGCAAATGACAAACGTCCTGTCTCATTAGTAGAAGATTTACAGCATAGAGACTTTACGATCAATGCACTCGCTATGAGGCTGGATGGTGAGTTGGTCGATTGTTTTAATGGCCAAGCAGATTTGCATGAATGTCTTATTCGTACAGTTGGTGATCCTGTCGATAGATTCTCTGAAGATCCGTTACGAATCATGCGGGCAGTACGTTTTGCGTCTGTTTTAAATTTCGACATTGCATATGACACGTTAGCAGTAATGAAACAGCTCGTTCATCAATTGCAACATGTCGCAATTGAGCGAATAAAAGTAGAGATTGATAAACTCTTTCAAGGTATTAATCCATTAAAAGCATTTCACTATAGTCGGTCGATAGGTTTGCACACTGTCCTCCCTGAACTATTTTCATCTTTTGAACACTTGGATAAATATATGCCATTCGTTCATGCGCAACACGGTTGGGCGGCAATGCTGACTGAAAGTGAGTGCACAGCGGCAGAACTTGCAAATCGTTTTAAATTATCCAATGAAGAGAAGCGTTTCTTGAAACAATGTGAAGATGCACTACGCATAAGAAATAGCCGGTCGTTTGACACGTTGGATATATACTATTTTTCGTCAGATGTTCTTCAAGTAGTGGAAAAGATTCGACACGCACAAGTCAAAGACGAACCCGTGATGACTAAGGAACAAATCATTCAATGGAAAGAGCGTTTGCCTATTCAAAATCGCTCTGAACTTTCGTTTACAGGAACAGATCTTTTGCAGTGGTCGGGATTGCGTGGCGGCAAGTGGACGAGTGAATGGATTGAGAAAATTGAGCAAGCTGTAGTTTGTAAACGAATTGAAAATGACGCACAGTCGATAAAGGAATGGTTTTTGTATGAAATCTCCCGTGAAAAATGAATTATTAAAGAGGTTATTTGCGGCACAAGGTGAGCCTGTGTCAGGACAAGATATTGCAGATGAATTCGGACTCTCGCGCACAGCTATTTGGAAATACATTAAAGAGCTGGAAGAGGAAGGATATGAAATCGGTTCGCAGCGTAAAAAAGGATATTTTCTAATCGAAGCTCCTGATTTAGTGAACGCTGCGAATATTAGTGAATATTTACAAACGACCGCCTACGGTCAACAGATCAACTACTTTAAAACAGTTCCAACAACACAAACGATTGCTCATGAAGAAGCGCAAAATGGAGCAGTAGATGGAACGTTAATCATTTCCGAGGAACAAACGGCTGGTAAAGGAAGGCTGGCCAGACCTTGGGTATCAAATGCTGGACGTGGTATATGGATGAGCCTGATTATGCGTCCCGAATTACCGCCTCAACAAGCACCGCAACTGACATTGGTCGCAGCGGTTGCGATCGTGCGGGCTATTGAAGACGTGACGGATATTCAGCCCGTTATTAAATGGCCGAATGATATTTTAATTAACGGCAAAAAAGTGACGGGTATTTTGACCGAATTACAATCGGATCCCGATCGTGTGAAAGCGATTATTTTAGGGATCGGTGTCAATGCCAATCAAGAAACAGCAGACTTTCCTGAAGAACTGCAAGCGATTGCGACTTCATTGCGTATTGAAAAAGGGGAAAAAGTAGATCGAGCAAAACTAGTGGCGAAGATCATGCACTACTTGGAACAATATACCGCTCTTTACGTAGAAAAAGGATTCGCGCCGATTAAAATATTGTGGGAAAGTTATGCGACGATTACAGGCAAAAAAATTAAAGCGTCTATGGTTAATGAAACTGTTGAAGGAACTGCGCTTGGGATCTCGCAGGACGGCATGTTGGAGTTACAACTGGATGACGGTACAATCCGTGGAATTTACTCTGCGGACATAGAATTGAAGAATTAAAACTATACAGAATAGTACTGTTTTGTTATAGTATAACTCGTAGGGCGGTATCATGTATTGAGCTGCACCTGTAAGGCCAAAGAAATAGAAAATAGTTCTGCCTTGATCTGTAGAGACAGGGACGGAGGAAGCTAGATGTAATGCTTACGCAACCCTTCTGTCCATTTTTGGATCAGTTGGGTTTTATTTTTGTTCTAAATAACTCCCGCTGAAATGAGTGTAAAAGGAGAAGATACAAAGTGAAATCAACAACAGATTTTTCAAAAATGAAGGCAACTGGCGAAAAGATCAGTATGCTGACAGCCTACGACTATCCGACTGCACAAATAGCAGAAACAGCAGGGGTCGATGTACTTTTAGTGGGAGATTCGTTAGGGATGGTCGTTTTAGGGTATGAATCGACAGCTAGTGTCACAGCAGATGAAATGATTCACCACGGGAAAGCTGTAAGAAGAGGAGCAAAAGATACATTTGTTATTGTGGACATGCCGTTTGGAACATACCACGGGTCAGTCGATTCCACATTACAGCAAGCACTGCGTCTTTTTCAGGAAACGTCAGCAAACGCCTTGAAAGTGGAAGGCGGCGGTGAAGTAATAGACAAGATTAAACTATTAACGACAGCAGGTATACCTGTATGTGCACACTTAGGGCTACTCCCTCAATCTGCTGGTGTAACAGGTGGATATAAAGTGCAAGGTAAAACAGCGACGGCAGCGAAACAGTTGATCGAAGACGCGAAAGCATGTGAAGCGGCCGGCGCTTTCATGATTGTAGTGGAGTGTATTCCATTTCAATTGGCGAAAGAAGTAGCACAAGCGGTATCGATCCCTCTAATCGGCATTGGGGCCGGCGCTGAGACAGACGGTCAAGTACTCGTTTTCCATGATATGGTACGTTACGGCAACCACAATCTACCGAAATTTGTGGAAAGCTACGCAGACGTAGGGAAGGACATAGAAGGAGCAATGAAACTGTATAATCTTGCGGTGAAAAACGGATCATTTCCTGCCGAAAGTCATCGCTTTACGATGAAAGAAGAAGAACTCGATGCTCTATACGGAGGGAATAAGCGATGAATTCGAGCGCAACGATGCAAATAGTTCGTTCCATAGCGGAGCTGCAAAATATTTTAAACCCTAGAAAACGGGAAGGCCGTACTGTTGGATTCGTTCCAACAATGGGCTTTCTGCACGAAGGACATTTAGAACTAGTAAAAGAAGCGAGAAAAGATCATGACATCGTAGTGATGAGTATTTTCGTAAATCCTGCACAATTCGGTCCAGGAGAAGACTATGATGCATATCCGCGTGATGAACAGCGAGACGCTGAACTGGCATCAGCTGCGGGAGTGGATTACTTATTTGTTCCGACCGTGAAAGAAATGTATCCGCGAGCGAGTTCAATCAGTATTCTGCCAGGAAAACAAGCTTCGCAATTATGCGGTGCCTCAAGACCTGGTCATTTTGATGGAGTATTGAAAGTATTATTGAAGTTATTTAATATCATCGACCCAGACGAATCTTATTTT encodes:
- a CDS encoding DUF1405 domain-containing protein, whose protein sequence is MRVLWSQLWLVLSHKSFLWLLLFINIIGSVYGYDWYMWQLEITEPKFWIFVPDSPTATLFFSIAIIGWLLNRNFKLMEALALITLVKYGLWAVVMNLLTLMETGSIGGEGWMLIGSHFAMAVQGVLYLKNYRFTGWHVAIAAIWTLHNDVIDYVFGQMPIYHDLTKYSPQIGYFTFWLSIVCIVLAIWSVKARQSEQQLKL
- a CDS encoding nucleotide pyrophosphohydrolase — protein: MEAPKTMEQLQQQVDTYITGFKEGYFPPMELLARLTEELGELSREVQDRYGMKKKKSTEVVRSLEEETGDLLFVLICFANSQNIDLAEALDTVMEKFNTRDKDRWTKKEETQ
- a CDS encoding CCA tRNA nucleotidyltransferase encodes the protein MSTPFGTVAGRHVISTLQAAGFETVFVGGAVRDFLLGKDPSDMDIATSATPQQVKNVFRRTVDIGIAHGTIVVLAPEPVEVTTFRTSADSQQANDKRPVSLVEDLQHRDFTINALAMRLDGELVDCFNGQADLHECLIRTVGDPVDRFSEDPLRIMRAVRFASVLNFDIAYDTLAVMKQLVHQLQHVAIERIKVEIDKLFQGINPLKAFHYSRSIGLHTVLPELFSSFEHLDKYMPFVHAQHGWAAMLTESECTAAELANRFKLSNEEKRFLKQCEDALRIRNSRSFDTLDIYYFSSDVLQVVEKIRHAQVKDEPVMTKEQIIQWKERLPIQNRSELSFTGTDLLQWSGLRGGKWTSEWIEKIEQAVVCKRIENDAQSIKEWFLYEISREK
- the dapB gene encoding 4-hydroxy-tetrahydrodipicolinate reductase, with the protein product MTIKVAIAGARGRMGGTAVLAAYEAADMEVVAALDYKHDGQFLHNETVNDSEGIPIYTSLAALQAAHQAEVLLDVTDPDAVFTNASEALGLGMHVVIGTSGLSSEMLADLESLANEQQKSCIIAPNFSIGAVLMMKFAQQAARYLGDIEILEMHHDRKLDAPSGTAVKTAEMIREVRAAHIQGHPEEQEKLKGARGADVEGMKIHSIRLPGLLAHQEVLLGGEGELLTLRHDSFDRKSFMQGILLAIREAVSSNKFVYGLEKIIN
- the qcrB gene encoding menaquinol-cytochrome c reductase cytochrome b subunit translates to MLNKIYDWVDERLDITPIWRDIADHEVPEHVNPAHHFSAFIYCFGGLTFFVTVIQILSGMFLTMYYTPDIENAWKSVFYLQNDVAFGELVRGMHHWGASLVIVMMFLHTLRVFFTGSYKKPRELNWIVGVLIFVVMLGLGFTGYLLPWDMKALFATKVGIEIAASVPFIGEQIKILLAGDSTILGAQTLTRFFAIHVFFLPAALLGLLAAHFIMIRRQGISGPL
- a CDS encoding YitT family protein, whose translation is MFEGIRIRNILLIILGAAIFSFGLVNFTIQHELAEGGFTGITLILLFAFNWDPALMNLILNIPMFFLGWKMLGRRSFIYTVIGTVAVSVFIKIFMKYQVQIHMEGDLFLVALFAGVFIGVGLGIIFRSGGTTGGSDIIARLVNKKFGITMGKTMFVFDAAIILLSWAVYLDYRSMMYTLVALFVGARVIDFVQDGAYSARGAFIVTNHPDELAVQIADKMGRGVTVFKGYGHYSKEHREILYCVVSKNEMMRLKNLITTVDPSAFVSLMEVHDVMGEGFTLDEQKRPLAD
- the panC gene encoding pantoate--beta-alanine ligase, producing MNSSATMQIVRSIAELQNILNPRKREGRTVGFVPTMGFLHEGHLELVKEARKDHDIVVMSIFVNPAQFGPGEDYDAYPRDEQRDAELASAAGVDYLFVPTVKEMYPRASSISILPGKQASQLCGASRPGHFDGVLKVLLKLFNIIDPDESYFGMKDAQQLAIIETFVRDFNLRTSITRVPTVREDDGLAKSSRNVRLELQEREQAPAIYRALGMGKRSYYEGVSLKEVEKIVSKIIENETSGTIDYVRALAYPSLDENFSEAEEVIIAAAVKFTSTRLIDNIIMSSIKDEKNV
- the panB gene encoding 3-methyl-2-oxobutanoate hydroxymethyltransferase; this encodes MKSTTDFSKMKATGEKISMLTAYDYPTAQIAETAGVDVLLVGDSLGMVVLGYESTASVTADEMIHHGKAVRRGAKDTFVIVDMPFGTYHGSVDSTLQQALRLFQETSANALKVEGGGEVIDKIKLLTTAGIPVCAHLGLLPQSAGVTGGYKVQGKTATAAKQLIEDAKACEAAGAFMIVVECIPFQLAKEVAQAVSIPLIGIGAGAETDGQVLVFHDMVRYGNHNLPKFVESYADVGKDIEGAMKLYNLAVKNGSFPAESHRFTMKEEELDALYGGNKR
- the bshA gene encoding N-acetyl-alpha-D-glucosaminyl L-malate synthase BshA: MQQRKLKVGVICYPSLGGSGVVATELGLKMADRGHEMHYITSSKPFRFLDAHPNIQFHEVTIEGYAVFKYPPYDIALANRIAQVIESESLDVLHVHYAVPHAISAVLAKDMANSSIGIITTLHGTDVTILGHDPALKNTLSYGINKSDRVTAVSRSLRNETIELLNPITPIETIYNFIDEEKYYPHEATHIREELGIMPDERVIIHISNFRKVKRIPDIIESFRRVDKRLKAKLLLVGEGPELFDLQEFVNEQGLQDDILFTGKRDDLPALLSSSDVMLLLSEKEAFGLVLLEAFACGVPAVATAIGGIPEVVDDGRNGFLVALGDVQAVADRVTQLLTDSELHGKMKKHAIETVIHDFSSDQIVLQYEALYYEVAAMRR
- a CDS encoding zinc metallopeptidase — encoded protein: MNVFWIYFGFIILLPIYAQFKVKSTYKKYSKIRSTSGMTGAQVARLILDQNGLHDVKVVEQQGFLTDHYNPMTKVVALSTSNYHDASVAGTAVAAHEVGHAIQDKEAYSFLRFRHRLAPVASLTSNASWVFIMIGLIFSSMNSLLGIGILLMAVGVLFQVVTLPVEFNASSRAMDQIVQLGIIRNDEEPQAKKVLSAAAMTYVAATAVAVLELVRLVLIFTNRD
- a CDS encoding ubiquinol-cytochrome c reductase iron-sulfur subunit; protein product: MMSNKVSRRTFLSYTLMGTGGFMASAMLMPMIRFAIDPVLASTGGSDMIPTPQKADELTETPVRVDYTIKDRQDAWYTSDESNTAWVYKEGDKVIALSPVCKHLGCTVNWEGDEHKNEFFCPCHAGRYKKNGDNIPGTPPLGPLDEYEVEVIDGFVYLGGTIPNTLV
- a CDS encoding menaquinol-cytochrome c reductase cytochrome b/c subunit produces the protein MHRGKGMKFVGDSRIKASGKMPNVPKDYSEYPGKTEAFWPNFLLKEWMVGSIFLIGYLIVTLAHPSPLERQADPTDTMYIPVPDWYFLFMYQLLKYEFASGPYNVIGAIVIPGLAVMALMLVPFMDTTKERRPLKRPLPTGFMILSFLAIFYLTWESVVNHDWEAAKVQGAIVGEVEFDETAEGYEIYQGSSCIGCHGDSFQGGLGLPLTNTGMTADEIIEIAHEGRGSMPPGTWDGSDEDLQVLAEFIEGLNTK
- a CDS encoding biotin--[acetyl-CoA-carboxylase] ligase, which codes for MKSPVKNELLKRLFAAQGEPVSGQDIADEFGLSRTAIWKYIKELEEEGYEIGSQRKKGYFLIEAPDLVNAANISEYLQTTAYGQQINYFKTVPTTQTIAHEEAQNGAVDGTLIISEEQTAGKGRLARPWVSNAGRGIWMSLIMRPELPPQQAPQLTLVAAVAIVRAIEDVTDIQPVIKWPNDILINGKKVTGILTELQSDPDRVKAIILGIGVNANQETADFPEELQAIATSLRIEKGEKVDRAKLVAKIMHYLEQYTALYVEKGFAPIKILWESYATITGKKIKASMVNETVEGTALGISQDGMLELQLDDGTIRGIYSADIELKN